Genomic segment of Panthera leo isolate Ple1 chromosome B2, P.leo_Ple1_pat1.1, whole genome shotgun sequence:
ACAACTTCCGGCCCACAGACGCCCGCTGCCTGCCCAGGTCAGTGCTCCTTCACCCTCCAACCAGATATGCACCCTTGGAGTCTCTTCTCCAGTTATCTACATCCTCTGAACTTTCTTACCCAGAATTATTTCTCCCCCTTGGCTCCCCCTTTCTTGTCTTAGAGAGACTCCTAGAACCAATGTCTGATCCCTAGTATTCTGGGGATGGGGATTCCTTGGGGCTAATGTTTGCGCTCTGCCCTTCTCAGTGGGAGAGGGTCCTATTCCCCTGCTTCAGGTCCTGactttccccctccccaaccccagcagTCCCATCCGGATGTTCGCTTCCTTCCACCCCTCTGCCAGCACCGCAGGGACCTCTGGGGATGGTGAACCCCCAGACAGGTGAGATTCTACCCCTTTGCCTGTGCCACCCCTCTTCACCTCTATGTTCCTAAGTTCCTCAGTCTCTAACTTGATTGCTTCGTTCCTCTGATCCACATGTGAGCTCCATTTTCAGTCAGTCCTTATCTGCATCTGGACTCACAATTGCCTTCTCTCCCTAGGTCACCCCTGGAACTTCACATTGGTTTCCCCACAGACATCCCTAAAAGTGCCCCCCACTCGATGACTGCCTCATCTTCCTCagtcccagccccctccccaggtctTCCTAGACGCTCAGCACCCGCTTCTCCCCTGTGCCGTAGTTTGTCTCCTGGGACTGGGGGAGGAGTCCGAGGTGGGGTTGGCTACCTGTCCCGAGGGGACCCTGTCCGGGTCCTTGCTCGGAGAGTACGGCCTGATGGTTCTGTGCAGTACCTGGttgagtggggaggtgggggcatcTTCTGAACAGcctgcctctgcccacctccccattcacacacacCGGCACTTTCATaccctgacctctgacctcaccTACAGCTGGGATGTACCTGGGGAGGTAGGGGGTAGTTCTCTCTACTGCCCAGGCTGGAATCCAGGTGGGGGGATTGGGGGAGAGGctgtctcttctctgctcccttcGTGATTCCTgacccttcccccatccctcttcccatttcctttgatgttattttgttacagctttttaaatattttttaaaattatttaacccCTGGGGACTGAGActgagggcaggggggtgggggatgataAAGGATCCCAGACTCTGTATGATtgaaataaaggtaaataaacaaaTCTAGCAGCCCTGGGTCATTCTGGAAGATGAGAACACAGGAAACAGAAGCACTTCTAATCTTCCCAAATTCACATATGTGAcaagaaaagaggcaaaaggCAGAAAGAACCACAGACAGGATTTATTAGGGGCCCAGTTATCACTGCAAGTCAAAGGGCATTGAAATATACAAGGGGAACATGGCAGGAACCGGGCTCATCATGGTAGGACTGTGCTGGAGTCCGCAACTGACTCTGTAACCTGGCGCACCCAATGCAAATACGGGGAGTTCCCCTGCTCTACAGGCAATGCGATCACCTCGGCCACTTCGTAAGGGTGCACAGAACTGAAAaaatggtgggggcgggggggaggaatCACTCAAAGATTTACCTAAAGGAGCCCACTCCCTCGGACTGCCCAGCAAGTCCCACCCCACGCCCTCACCCCTACCCACGTCAGAGTTCTCACCGAACATAATCTGTCAAAGCTGGAACCAAGGAACTTCGGGTTTTAATCATCTAAGAAGCAAAGACAAGCATGATTGAATCAGGGATGGGGTTGATTTCAGGATCTCATGACGGATTGGAGTCAAAAGGGTTTCAAAAGGGTTTCGCTGGATGGGGAAACGTTTCTCACCATCAGCACTTCATTGTCCTCTTCAAGCTCTCCTTTCCATTCATAGCTGAAAAGGTCAGGGAGAGAGTGTTAAGGGAGCAAAGACTGCCCTCAAGGAAAGGCCCAGTCAGCCCCTAGAGTCAggttaacccccccccccccactaaagCCTGTGACTCACATGGATGTAATCTGAGGGATGAGGTTAACGCAGGCTGCCAAGCGCTTCTCCACCACAGCCCTGAAGGTGAAGAGAAAGCCCCATTCAGAATGCCCCATGACCCGGATTTTTGCACTGGCAGCCA
This window contains:
- the CUTA gene encoding protein CutA isoform X2 codes for the protein MFGPASAVVAWCAFSYHVTAAQATLLLSLLWMPALLPVASRLLLLPRALLTMASGSPPSQPSPALSSGYVPGTVSAAFVTCPNERVAKEIARAVVEKRLAACVNLIPQITSIYEWKGELEEDNEVLMMIKTRSSLVPALTDYVRSVHPYEVAEVIALPVEQGNSPYLHWVRQVTESVADSSTVLP
- the CUTA gene encoding protein CutA isoform X3; translation: MSWGRSSAILFGAGATLLLSLLWMPALLPVASRLLLLPRALLTMASGSPPSQPSPALSSGYVPGTVSAAFVTCPNERVAKEIARAVVEKRLAACVNLIPQITSIYEWKGELEEDNEVLMMIKTRSSLVPALTDYVRSVHPYEVAEVIALPVEQGNSPYLHWVRQVTESVADSSTVLP